aaagggaaaaaattaaataataatggagaaaagtaattattattataattatccttACGGTAGGGTTGAAAGATAAATTAGTGTAGGTAGACGCgacgatatattataattcatgTCGCATAAATGTAACTGGCAGTAGGAGTAACGTGATGTCATGTATTCCCTCGTGAGGAAATTTACCTGGCAACTGTAATCACACATATCACACTTACTAAAGATTCCTGACAACACACACAACTTACTCGAACAACAGCCTCGCCGCAACTGTGAAGTGAGTACTGAAATGACTTCCTTTGCTTGCCTGTCGTATTTATACTTAGCAACTAACCTTATCCCCCACCAAATGCAACACACCAATCAGAAACCATAGCGACACAGTAAGAATTCTATATTATGTTAGCTCTTGCTTTCTGTGGTCAATAACttaaaaaacatttcattaatgataaaatcatttccatataacaaaattatttacaaattatcaTGAAAATGATCTTTCCTAATAATCTAACAATCTAATCTGaacaataaataacattttaataaatatatattctactaCTTGTCGTTTTCTTATACGTATTTGCTTAAATCtgtgtcattattattattattattattattattattatcattgttgttgttgttgttattgttggtAGCAGtagtattattagtattattattattatttcggaAATCTCTTGgttgatttaaaattaattgaataaaaatattagatatcaaTAATATCTGTTTAAATGTATTTCATGTTGTTTATTCGAGTtcctaatattattatcatgagtgtacattgatatattatctttttcatttcctttcataattcgaatatttttatttttcgtattaaagattttttatgtatattgtatattcatGGTCATAGAACCATAGAAAAACTCCACATAAACAAACCAAAAATTTTGAATGGCATTACTTACCGATAATGcgtatcgattaattaaataaacttgTCATCTTTCTATTAGTTTCGTGTTTATATCATTAATCAAAAAATTGTAacaatatatgaatatatttaatgatagtaactaaaaatgaaacattcccaattttttccatttaaaacAACTGATGAAATTTCGAACGCTTTGAAGATACCTTAAAGCTTTAAAATGCTTGACATAAGTTTAGATAAGTCTCGAGTTTTTTGTTAGTTGTATTATTCGAGCAATAACATACCACACAACGGTATCTAAACAGGGTCAtctatcaaaatataaaatattgtatctgTTGCTTTCgattacaatattaaattgGTATTTTTCATAGAGTTACTCGTACagttataaaaattgattattacaatattgtaataacgaatttttataactattaattaatactgataattattacaatattgtATTGGTATTTTTCGTGTAGTTATTCGTacagttataaaaaatatcattattcttaCGTACATTAATCGGTCATTTTTTCAAAAGCTTCCTTTTTCCTATTCtatcataattttcatttttgcagagatttaaaaaaaaattattttgttatcgGTTTTATGTtgacaaaataataatcaatgttCGCTGTACCTACAGTGTAAAAACTACagtgtaaaaaaattaaaatatcatgtatattttattcatttatttaatcttctAAATCAGTGGTTCTCAAACATTGTAGACTTTCGTATAACTTGTTAGCAAATTTctctaaattatatttcttaatattagaaaaatggtTGTATCCTgcattattcattttttttcgtatctttttaATACTCTTAAAATCAAACATATACGCCAGGTTGAGAATCACTGTCTTAAACGAATTTTCCCAAAGTCGAAAGCTagctaaattattttctcgctTATCCGGAAACTGTAAATTTGTTTCCATCTCATTAAAAttcttgaatttattttcaagataaaattaataaatacgaaaccatataaatattgttcatttaataatataggatttttttttttcaggaaatgaatatatcaatccaacaaaaaattttcagtttcatttatatttatttgatcgaGTAGTATTtcaaataagtaaaaaaatcaagaaaaattgaaattcattcgtataatattaatagaaccATAAGCAAAAGACAGTAGAGCAAATTCAGATAAGTAAAAGAAcgggaaagaaatgaaattgatttgtATGATGATATTAGAACCATAAGTAAAGGACAACGCAAAATATATTCAGATAAGTAAAAGAGCGGGAAAGTGAAATTTACTTgtataatactattataatcgtaaaaaaaaggataacaaCACAAAGATATATTCaggtaaaagtaaaagagcgGGAAAGTGAAATTtacttgtataatattattgtaaccATAAACAAAGAACAGTAACGTAGGATATATTTaggtaaaagtaaaagagcgGGAAAGAagtgaaatttatttgtataatattattgtaactGTAAACAAAGGACAGCAACGTAGAATATATTCaggtaaaagtaaaagagcgGGAAAGAAGTGAAATTtacttgtataatattattgtaatcgTAAACAAAGGACAGCAACGTAGAATATATTCaggtaaaagtaaaagagcgGGAAAGTGAAATTTTGCttgattataatattagaacCATAAACAAAGGACAACGACTAAGGATATATTCAGGTAGAAGTAAAAGAGCgggaaaaaagtgaaattttgCTTGTATTATAACATTAGAACTATAAACAAAGGACAACGACTAAGGATATATTCAGGTAGAAGTAAAAGAGCgggaaaaaagtgaaattttgcttgtattataatattagaacCATAAAGAAAGGACAAGGACGCAGGATATATTCAGGTAGAAGTAAAAGAGCgggaaaaaagtgaaattttgtttgtattataatattagaacTATAAACAAAGGACAACGACTAAGGATATATTCAGGTAGAAGTAAAAGAGCgggaaaaaagtgaaattttgcttgtattataatattagaacCATAAAGAAAGGGCAAGGACGCAGGATATATTCAGGTATAAgtaaaagaatgagaaagaagtgAAACTGActcgtattattatttgtacttaaaaaaaaacagcaaTGTAGAATATATTCTGTCTTGATCGTATATCCTTATTCTATTTCAACCAAATCCTAATCCcgttgataaaaatttgtcttaCATTATTTTGCGCGCCGATCAGAGATATATcataagtaaaattatttgaaaagtaCGAGTGGACGCAAGGATCGAgaataaacaatgaaaattgaaaaaaaaaaaagaaattctattaaaGTTCAGATTTGCATTTGTATTTGGTAtcgtcattttattattaatgccATATCTGAAACGTATGCTTCTGAAGTTTTCTAAGAAATCTCTGTATTAATTGAgcaagttataaaaaaaactatcgaactttaattttttagtcgttgattaattttttatcgctaTTGACAatggatatatttttctattaacaattctttttttctttttttttttttaatatcgattgcACCGGAAGAAAAtctgaataaattatatcaatcacgataatcgatttgaaagttgtttagaaaataatgataaacttAAAATGGAACTGTAGCTTGTTAGTTTCAACTAtcgtataatgaaaaaatttttcctatgaatgaataattttttacagaaTAAGTATCAAAAAATTCCGAGGATTCGTATCGAGTTCGACTACATTTTTTAGATTCATTTTAAGGTCATTTTAGtcattttaaagattaataggaatttttgttcaattttgctgtttaattttcttatttttatggaTATATTTAGGATACATTTTCACAAGGAAATTTGTGAATTGCCAGGTAGGGAAAggtgaaagaaaggaaggggaTTAGCGAAAGAGCATGTCGGAGTGTATGTGTTATAGCGTAGCGCAGCCCTCACAAAATCTATACTAGAACATTGATTAGGAAAGGAAAGGGGAAACTTGTGCGgacaataataagaaatttgtataattttttacgtttaagtgtttgataatctttttttgtttattaatcttagttatgtataaatgaaagtttcattatattcgatcgaagctaaaataaaatcaagaaaaataaactaaatTTAACTTAacagattttaatttataccGAAATTTATCATGTTCCGTTAACGTTACGTATCAATCTAAcacaaaaatattcgattactATTTCAgattatattttcgatataatataattttaaatatttcacgtATGAACgatgtataatatttctagGAATTATTGTATCcgtatttttagaaaattgtaAATCAAACAACATGATTGCGTTATTAACGAAGGTACGAGGTAGAAACGAAGgagaaatttatgaaataaaactttCATAAAAACAAGTGATATAATCGAGATTGtccttatttaaaaaaaaatatttgtggcCCTGAAAAGGGCCAtttgtgtgtatttatatttgtaaaattattttttagcaGTAGCTTTGTTGGTCGTAGCTTTTTTGGGTTTTGGAGTTTTAGTTTTAGCGGCTGGTGCTTTTGcagttttctttgtttttgatATAGTTTTGGCTTGTGCCGCTGTCTTTTTCGTAGTTTTCTTTTCAGCTGCAGCAGCAGCGGCTGCGGCattagcagcagcagcagtttTAACAGCAGCTTTAGCAACAGTCTTAACACCGGCTTTAGTACTACCAGATTTAGGAGACGCTactttaactttcttttcatctGCAGATTTCTTTGCAGTCTCGGCAACCTTCTTCGGTGATTTagctttcttattattattggcCGGTTTATTTGCTacaacattctttttctccacaGATTTATCCgtagcttttttctttttaggagATCTTTGAGGTTTTGGCTTGACGGTTTCGGTTGAAAGTTTGAAGGATCCTGATGCACCTTTTCCTTTAGTTTGAACAACAGATCCCGACGAAACTGCCGTctttaaatatcgttttataaacGGTGCAACTTTTTCACCGTCAACTTTATAAGTAgcaacgatatattttttaatagccTGCAACGACGAGCCCTTACGATCCTTTAACTCTTTAATGGCAGCAGTAACCATTTTAGAGGTTGGAGGATGCGACGATTTCGGTCGTTGTGCTTTCGTTTTCGCATCCTTTTTCGGAGTAGGCTTCACATTCTCAGCGTTATTTTCAACCGTATTATTTGCACTATTATTTACcgtatcttccattgtatcttcaaTGTAAATCTTGTAAGtcaaatcaaaaaagaaattcaatgaaGATATATAGCCAAGGATAGTCCGACGAAGTACGATAGATAATGCTCCGATTGTATATAAAGgagaattttttctcttcgtattaTATTCCGTAAGTAGAAGTCACAAGCTTTAGATCCGCTCTCACGAATAACTTTGTGGGTAATAGTCGGGCGAAAATCTGTCTCCCATTATATAGCGCATCGTCGCTCGCCCCTCCACCAATAGGAGTGCTGCAGTAGCCAAAGAATCTTTCGAGCAATTCTATTGGTCCGTTTCTCAGGACGAAGAATCATATAAATACGCATAACGCTGTTGAGCGTCATTCCTGAAACGGAGCTAGAAGCGTCTCTTTTTGTTCCGATTTtgtagatttatatttttgttcttttaaagAGCTTTCGATATGTCTGGACGTGGGAAAGGTAGTAAAGTGAAGGGGAAAGCAAAGTCACGATCAAATAGAGCTGGATTACAATTTCCAGTTGGCCGTATTCATCGTCTTTTAAGAAAAGGTAATTATGCCGAACGTGTTGGAGCTGGAGCGCCAGTTTATTTGGCGGCAGTAATGGAATATCTAGCTGCTGAAGTTCTCGAGTTGGCCGGAAATGCTGCTCGTGATAACAAAAAGACAAGAATTATTCCAAGACATTTGCAATTAGCGATTCGAAATGACGAAGAATTGAATAAACTCTTGTCTGGTGTGACTATTGCTCAGGGTGGTGTCTTGCCAAACATACAGGCTGTACTGCTCCCaaagaagacagaaaaaaagacataattaaaaatctatagaGAAAATTGGTCCTTTTCAGGACCGccaaattgattttttcttaagGAATTGCCTcgtttcaattatattatcaataattttatataaataagtatattttctaaataatatataaattttattttttatttatataaattatttccatttttttttgcagaatTCTGAATATTTCTTGATAAAATTGATAGTATTAAACTCTTTATCTAAAATTTAGTATATTGAGTTAAAGATAGTCTGTTTAAATATCTGATTCGTTTAGCACACAAATGTTAAAATTTCCCAACACATGGtctatttaacaataaaaactTTGTAATTACGGCTAGTTAAGTAGGGTTATATCCAAAGTAATATCAAACTTTGTTAAGGTATATTAAGATTTTATtcagattatattttattcgacatatttataaacaattttcttaGGTGTTTTAAAACTAACGGTCTTATATGCAGATAATGTCTTACTTCTCATAAGATTTTGATATCATccaaaacataaataaaaatttaatagataaaaaatatctggAGCTTTGAACACAAactaaatatagaaaattaaaaactaaaacagtctaattaacaaaaaagataataactaACTACCCAAACATCTCTGTACACAAGACATAGTTCATGATCgcttcaaatataatatataagtatctaGATTATCAGAACATATACTTAgagatatattacattaaaaatcaataaatatcaagCCGTAATCAAAatccaaatattttcttcaattaaCAGAAGTAGCTCTCTAAAAATTCCATTTAAATTACATCTCTACAAAGCTTGCGTAAGGACTTTTCTGTTAATATGCCCTATATAAATCTgaaatctaaaatatatcaaacttCTCCAAAGACAAGAACAAATTcctaaaaattcaaaaaaggaatcatttttaacaaataacaatatatcTTACAGCTCTcattctatacatatacagtatacaaaataaaatcaataacaaGTTACATtaatacattaatttatatatagtttccATAATCTAtagaattttaatcgtattaatttattcgttcattaAAGTATTAGGAAATTACTCTTTGTATAACCTTGCATTAAAGTTTAATCCTGCACCTAAACAATTCATATCATTCTTCAGAATTCATCCAATCATTATTAAGTGCAGATTTTGGGGACTTAAACTCTTCAATTGCAGGTTGACTAAGGCCCAAGAACTGaactgagaaaaaaatattcctaggaaacaaaaaaaatacatttttcttttttctttccgtttcacGACCTATCGCAATTTATCCTTGCATGAAAACAGGTTTTTGAAAGTTTTATACTGtatttagataaatttatattattcttcacAAAGGTTTTTAACAATCTTTAGCAAGATTAATGCAAATTCATGAAATAGTTGGGTATGAAAAAAATCACGAATgattgtaatgaaaaatttgtagaaTAAAATTCTTGACAGTCTCAAGGGTAACGTGTATGCTATTTTTCGTGTACGATGCAAGGAATGGTTTATATCACACGTTCGGATGATgacaattgaaaaaatataacgaagaagaaaaataaacggatatatatacatacacacacatgatTCTCTAACAGTAAAAAAACATACAAATTATGTTTGTGgctatttatttaatgttatatGAACTTActtaatttgatttaataaaattccaaTCTTTTTTCGCGCCATTTgcatcatttaaaaatttagtTATTTCATTCCACAAACagaatcttttaatttaaacgaaaatgttaactttctttttaataatatcgaattcttattcatgtattttattaataacgtcCTTTGCTCaatatttgcattttttttatatgaattatccATTTGCagaatatattcgtataatacTGAacaatattcgtataaaaaaaatgattaatatacaatatcaattaatataatattaaatatgatacaATATCTTTTCAATCAATCTAtgtcatataatattttttttcgtctttttcttttctttttttaaattaatatttttagaaagtatatttattctcCGATATTGCTAAATGTGAATCAGTACAATAGAAAGTATATACGTTCCTAATTacgaatattatacatttatgttCAAACTTATCGTTTTAGAAACATATTTGCATTTTCCATTCAAATTGTATGCATACATAACACTGCAAGCAAGTTATAAAATAGAGCCACAAGTTATCTGGTCATCCATGTTTTTCACAATAATACAGTAAAATTTCGACCAATCGCATTGCTCGATTTAACCGCCATATATTACATTCAATATATACAGTATTTACAGAGAGCCAATCAGATTGCGAGGTTTCAGCGCGATAAACGAAGCATATGAAGGTATACATTACAAGTAATTTATGTACATCAATATTGAATTGAAatcttattcttattgtaaaaataaaattgtaaaatcgatcatttatacgtacgataatatatattatacgaacTCTGAAGAATCACAAGATTAAATTTTGAGTTAgttaatttgtttctttattattccgATCATATCGatgtgtaataaaatatttaatgtatatgcaaatatacaaTACATTTGTACCCAACCAAagattatataatgaaaaatttattcattccataacaattgatatatttattcttaaactttacaaaatattttttaaatattttgaacaattcaaataatttacgGAATGAAATCAAATTTGTCGTGATAACATTGTCATGACGATATTGTGTTATGGAACGTTGTTAGAGATTCCATATTATGGGTACGATTATTGTTACGAAAAGTATGTGTGACCAACTTTAAATTTAGGGAACTAAAGATTCACGTATGCATATACCATACATATGACTGAGGTAAACTATGAGCTTTGACCAATCACGgtcatcattaaaaaaattgcgCGAAAACATAGTTCTTAAGTGTCAAGTTCTATTTGTTGCATCTttgtttttacattatatattaaaagacaagaaataatgctttcgataatttcaatCGCAATATATGAGTATATAACCTCAAAATCTGTACTGACTATTAGTGCTCTACTGACTTACGAATGCGACGTGCAttcgtaaaattttaaatatcgaatttaaatgCGAGAAGATATGTGATTGATTTATAAGACATAAACTGTAAAAATGTTAGGTCTTACCATGTTTTTCAACACTTTGTTTCATTTCGAAAGATAGACAGGAATAGTCGACTCTGATTGGTGAATTTCCTTAgcattcataaaatattgaatgaataaatttgtaCTTATCCAAAGACAATATAatgcaaaatttatttacttttgataattttaacaaCTGATACtctaaaaatttacaaaatatttcataaaacgtTTTTGTTGTAAt
This window of the Vespula vulgaris chromosome 6, iyVesVulg1.1, whole genome shotgun sequence genome carries:
- the LOC127064551 gene encoding histone H1-like, translating into MEDTVNNSANNTVENNAENVKPTPKKDAKTKAQRPKSSHPPTSKMVTAAIKELKDRKGSSLQAIKKYIVATYKVDGEKVAPFIKRYLKTAVSSGSVVQTKGKGASGSFKLSTETVKPKPQRSPKKKKATDKSVEKKNVVANKPANNNKKAKSPKKVAETAKKSADEKKVKVASPKSGSTKAGVKTVAKAAVKTAAAANAAAAAAAAEKKTTKKTAAQAKTISKTKKTAKAPAAKTKTPKPKKATTNKATAKK
- the LOC127064560 gene encoding histone H2A-like → MSGRGKGSKVKGKAKSRSNRAGLQFPVGRIHRLLRKGNYAERVGAGAPVYLAAVMEYLAAEVLELAGNAARDNKKTRIIPRHLQLAIRNDEELNKLLSGVTIAQGGVLPNIQAVLLPKKTEKKT